A single region of the Sorghum bicolor cultivar BTx623 chromosome 9, Sorghum_bicolor_NCBIv3, whole genome shotgun sequence genome encodes:
- the LOC8058507 gene encoding snakin-2: MASTSASGRLLFSLSLVVLVLLVETTAPHGQAEAIDCGASCAYRCSKSGRPKMCLRACGTCCQRCGCVPPGTSGNENVCPCYANMTTHNGKHKCP; the protein is encoded by the exons ATGGCCAGCACATCAGCCAGCGGGCGGCTGCTCTTCTCGCTCTCGCTCGTCGTCCTTGTGCTCCTCGTGGAG ACCACTGCTCCCCATGGACAGGCTGAGGCCATCG ACTGCGGCGCGAGCTGCGCGTACCGGTGCAGCAAGTCGGGGCGGCCCAAGATGTGCCTTCGGGCGTGCGGCACCTGCTGCCAGCGCTGCGGCTGCGTCCCGCCGGGCACCTCCGGCAACGAGAACGTCTGCCCCTGCTACGCCAACATGACAACCCACAACGGCAAGCACAAGTGCCCGTGA